From one Trifolium pratense cultivar HEN17-A07 linkage group LG1, ARS_RC_1.1, whole genome shotgun sequence genomic stretch:
- the LOC123909853 gene encoding calcium-dependent protein kinase 1, whose protein sequence is MGNTCVGPSISKNGIIQSFSAAIWRTQSPDPEGSVSNRGSVNEGRIDNEPESPLPVQNKPPEQITMPKPEAKQETKSEPESEKEKKKPKRPSVKRISSAGLRVDSVLLRETGNFKEFFSLGRKLGQGQFGTTFLCIEKETGYQFACKSIAKRKLVTDDDVEDVRREIQIMHHLAGHPNVISIKGAYEDAVAVHVVMELCAGGELFDRIIQRGHYTERKAAELIRTIVGVVETCHSLGVMHRDLKPENFLFVNEQEDSLLKTIDFGLSVFFKPGDIFIDVVGSPYYVAPEVLKKRYGPEADVWSAGVILYILLSGVPPFWAESEQGIFEQVMRGDLDFNSDPWPAISESAKDLVRKMLVRDPRRRMTAHQVLCHPWVQVDGVAPDKPLDSAVLSRLKQFSAMNKLKKMALIVIAESLSEEELAGLKEMFKMIDTDNSGQITFEELKAGLKKVGANLKESEIYDLMQAADVDNSGTIDYGEFIAATLHINKIEREDHLFAAFSYFDKDGSGYITQEELQQACDEFGIKDVRLEEIIKEIDEDNDGRIDYNEFVAMMQKGNPMVGKKGLENNFSIRFKEALKL, encoded by the exons ATGGGGAACACTTGTGTTGGTCCTAGCATTTCAAAGAATGGTATTATTCAATCATTTTCCGCGGCGATTTGGCGGACGCAATCACCTGATCCTGAAGGATCAGTGTCTAATAGAGGATCAGTAAACGAGGGGAGAATTGATAATGAGCCCGAATCTCCTTTGCCGGTCCAAAACAAACCTCCTGAGCAGATAACTATGCCGAAACCGGAAGCAAAACAAGAGACGAAATCAGAACCGGAGTCCgaaaaggagaagaagaaaccCAAGAGACCTTCTGTTAAGAGAATTTCTAGTGCAGGACTTCGTGTTGATTCCGTGTTGCTAAGAGAAACTGGTAATTTCAAGGAATTTTTTAGTCTTGGGAGGAAACTCGGACAAGGTCAATTTGGGACAACGTTTTTGTGTATAGAGAAAGAAACCGGGTATCAGTTTGCGTGTAAATCTATTGCGAAGAGGAAACTTGTAACTGATGACGATGTTGAGGATGTGAGAAGAGAAATTCAGATAATGCATCATTTGGCTGGACATCCTAATGTTATATCGATTAAAGGTGCTTATGAGGATGCAGTGGCTGTTCATGTTGTGATGGAATTATGTGCTGGTGGTGAGCTTTTTGATCGGATTATTCAGCGCGGACATTATACCGAAAGAAAGGCGGCTGAACTTATTAGGACTATTGTTGGTGTTGTTGAAACTTGTCATTCTCTTGGTGTGATGCATAGAGATCTTAAACCGGAGAATTTTCTCTTTGTTAATGAGCAAGAGGATTCGCTACTCAAAACCATTGACTTTGGATTATCTGTGTTCTTTAAGCCAG GTGATATATTTATTGATGTGGTTGGCAGTCCATATTATGTTGCTCCAGAAGTTTTGAAAAAGCGTTACGGTCCTGAAGCAGATGTTTGGAGTGCTGGTGTTATCCTTTACATTCTTTTGAGTGGAGTACCTCCATTTTGGGCTG AAAGCGAACAAGGGATATTCGAACAGGTTATGCGCGGTGATCTTGACTTCAATTCGGATCCTTGGCCTGCAATTTCTGAAAGTGCAAAAGATTTAGTAAGGAAAATGCTTGTTCGTGACCCTAGAAGGCGGATGACTGCACATCAAGTATTAT GTCATCCTTGGGTTCAAGTTGACGGTGTAGCTCCTGACAAGCCACTTGATTCTGCTGTATTAAGTCGATTGAAGCAATTTTCTGCTATGAACAAGCTCAAGAAAATGGCTCTTATA GTCATTGCAGAGAGCTTATCAGAAGAAGAATTGGCTGGCCTAAAAGAAATGTTCAAGATGATCGATACAGATAACAGTGGTCAAATCACTTTCGAAGAACTTAAAGCTGGTTTGAAAAAAGTTGGTGCTAATCTTAAGGAGTCTGAAATTTATGATTTAATGCAAGCG GCTGACGTAGATAACAGTGGAACGATTGATTATGGTGAGTTCATTGCGGCAACGTTGCATATTAACAAGATTGAAAGAGAAGATCATCTATTCGCTGCTTTTTCTTACTTTGATAAAGATGGAAGTGGCTATATTACTCAAGAAGAACTTCAACAAGCTTGTGATGAGTTTGGTATAAAAGATGTTCGCTTGGAAGAAATAATCAAGGAAATTGATGAAGATAAT GACGGGCGCATAGATTATAACGAGTTTGTGGCTATGATGCAGAAAGGAAATCCTATGGTTGGTAAGAAAGGCCTCGAAAATAACTTCAGCATTCGTTTCAAGGAGGCATTAAAATTGTAG